A single region of the Bacteroides luhongzhouii genome encodes:
- a CDS encoding DUF3826 domain-containing protein — translation MKKILILSLLFISGWMSVQAVDLNKENRDPEYVKSIVSRSQKIVDKLGLTDAKIAEDVRNVIANRYFELNDIYEVRDAKVKKVKESGLTGEAKNEALKAAENEKDAALYRSHFAFPADLSLFLDEKQIEAVKDGMTYGVVKVTYDSHLDMIPTLKEEEKAQIYAWLIEAREFALDAENSNKKHAAFGKYKGRINNYLAKRGYDLKKEREEWYKRVKARGGSL, via the coding sequence ATGAAAAAGATACTGATACTATCATTGCTTTTTATATCCGGTTGGATGTCTGTACAGGCAGTCGACTTAAATAAAGAGAATCGTGATCCTGAATATGTAAAGTCTATTGTCAGCCGATCACAAAAGATCGTCGATAAACTCGGACTTACAGATGCGAAAATAGCCGAAGACGTCCGCAATGTCATAGCCAATCGTTACTTCGAATTAAATGATATTTATGAGGTACGCGATGCGAAAGTCAAGAAAGTAAAAGAATCCGGGTTGACTGGTGAGGCTAAAAATGAAGCTTTGAAAGCTGCGGAAAATGAAAAAGATGCAGCACTATATCGTTCACATTTCGCTTTTCCTGCCGATTTATCTCTCTTTCTTGATGAAAAGCAAATAGAAGCTGTTAAGGATGGCATGACTTATGGAGTGGTAAAAGTGACTTATGACTCACATTTGGACATGATTCCTACTTTGAAAGAAGAAGAAAAAGCTCAAATCTATGCTTGGTTGATAGAGGCTCGTGAATTTGCGTTGGATGCAGAAAATTCGAATAAGAAACACGCAGCTTTCGGAAAATACAAAGGACGTATCAATAACTATCTGGCTAAACGTGGATATGACTTGAAGAAAGAACGTGAAGAATGGTACAAACGTGTAAAAGCCCGTGGAGGTTCTTTATAA
- a CDS encoding thrombospondin type 3 repeat-containing protein encodes MKKKQVLLAVFAATMLTPTVAWAQYPQISGEAKENYTKMMTEERKRSDEAWAKALPIVQKEAKEGRPYIPWAGRPYDLPQADIPSFPGAEGGGMYSFGGRGGKVITVTNLNDRGPGSFREACETGGARIIVFNVAGIIRLESPIIVRAPYVTIAGQTAPGDGVCIAGESFWVDTHDVVVRHMRFRRGETKVWHRDDSFGGNPVGNIMIDHCSCTWGLDENISFYRHMYDPSEGQYESKDLKLPTVNVTIQNTISAKALDTYNHAFGSTLGGENCAFARNLWASNSGRNPSIGWNGIFNFVNNVVFNWVHRSSDGGDYTAMFNMINNYYKPGPATPKDSNVGHRILKPEAGRSKLDHKEYGRVYADGNIMEGYPEITKDNWNGGIQIEDQPNTDGYTEYMRSYKPFEMPYINIMGANDAYDYVLKHVGANIPCRDIVDERVIEEVRTGIPYYEKKLPKDAYGDLTGLSPKSMGEDGQFKYRRLPKDSYKQGIITDIRQMGGYPEYKGTPYVDTDGDGMPDEWEIANGLNPNDPSDANKDCTGDGYTNIEKYINGISTKHKVDWRDMKNNYDTLAEKGKLM; translated from the coding sequence ATGAAGAAGAAACAGGTACTTTTAGCAGTTTTTGCTGCAACAATGTTGACTCCGACCGTTGCATGGGCGCAATACCCACAAATATCTGGCGAAGCCAAAGAAAACTATACAAAAATGATGACCGAAGAGCGGAAACGCTCTGATGAAGCATGGGCGAAGGCACTTCCAATAGTACAGAAAGAAGCGAAGGAAGGACGTCCATATATTCCTTGGGCTGGTCGTCCGTACGATTTGCCGCAGGCTGATATTCCTTCATTCCCAGGTGCTGAAGGTGGTGGTATGTACAGTTTTGGTGGTCGTGGAGGTAAAGTGATAACTGTCACAAATCTGAATGATCGTGGACCGGGTTCTTTCCGTGAAGCATGTGAAACTGGTGGTGCACGTATTATCGTATTTAATGTTGCTGGTATCATCCGTCTGGAATCTCCGATTATCGTCCGTGCTCCTTACGTAACTATTGCCGGACAAACAGCTCCAGGAGACGGTGTTTGTATTGCTGGAGAATCATTTTGGGTAGATACACATGATGTGGTGGTACGTCATATGCGTTTCCGTCGTGGAGAAACGAAAGTATGGCATCGTGATGACTCTTTTGGAGGTAACCCTGTTGGTAATATAATGATCGACCACTGCTCCTGTACATGGGGATTGGATGAAAACATTTCTTTCTATCGCCACATGTACGACCCGAGTGAAGGACAATATGAAAGCAAAGACTTGAAACTTCCTACTGTAAACGTAACTATTCAAAACACGATCTCGGCAAAAGCGTTGGATACATACAATCATGCATTTGGTAGTACGTTAGGTGGTGAGAACTGTGCGTTTGCCCGTAACCTTTGGGCTAGTAACTCCGGACGTAATCCTTCTATCGGTTGGAATGGCATATTCAATTTCGTTAATAATGTAGTATTCAATTGGGTGCACCGTTCTTCTGATGGTGGTGATTATACCGCTATGTTCAATATGATTAACAACTACTACAAACCGGGACCTGCTACTCCTAAGGATTCCAATGTAGGACATCGTATCTTGAAACCGGAAGCAGGACGTAGTAAGCTGGATCATAAAGAATATGGGCGAGTATATGCCGACGGAAATATAATGGAAGGCTATCCTGAAATAACTAAAGACAACTGGAATGGCGGTATTCAGATTGAAGACCAGCCGAATACTGACGGATATACTGAATACATGCGTAGCTATAAGCCATTCGAGATGCCGTATATCAATATCATGGGAGCCAATGATGCTTATGACTATGTATTGAAACATGTAGGTGCGAATATTCCTTGTCGTGATATTGTTGACGAACGTGTGATTGAAGAAGTTAGAACAGGTATTCCTTATTATGAAAAGAAACTTCCTAAAGATGCATACGGCGATCTTACCGGTTTGTCTCCTAAATCAATGGGTGAGGACGGGCAATTTAAATATCGTCGTTTACCGAAAGATTCTTATAAGCAGGGTATTATTACTGATATTCGCCAGATGGGTGGTTATCCTGAATATAAAGGTACTCCTTATGTAGATACAGACGGTGATGGTATGCCGGATGAATGGGAAATTGCTAATGGCTTGAATCCGAATGACCCGAGTGATGCCAATAAGGACTGTACTGGTGACGGATATACGAATATTGAAAAATACATCAACGGTATCAGCACAAAGCATAAAGTAGATTGGAGAGATATGAAGAACAACTACGATACATTGGCTGAAAAAGGAAAATTAATGTAA
- a CDS encoding SusC/RagA family TonB-linked outer membrane protein, whose product MEKKYLTLSLCLSFLMMLCVISPIQAQQSRIVKGTVVDEVGEPIIGASVKVEGTSTGTITDLDGKFSVSVPNKGKLTVSFIGYITQTISDLKNTRIVLKEDAMKLDEVVVVGYGTQKMRNVTGAISTIEPSEVADLSVSNLGSALVGMVNGLSVTGGNARPGEGTSLSIRQAKTAVAYSPQGGSSSPLYVIDGFITTEDAFNNLDASVVDQITVLKDAAAAVYGARSAQGVVLVTTKRGHVGAPKISYSGQFGYTDEIARPKMLSAYDYGVIWNGVRAAGTTSENSMDLRTDLFQADELEAMKGLNYDLLEREWSAAFTQKHSINMSGGSERATYFAGISYYTQDGNMGRLDYNRWNYRAGVDAKISKWLKASLQVSGDNGKTNTALNKIGGSSAEADYNSLLTHPRYIPDYIGEIPLATYGVSNNEIHTLQKYHFNELQNLDNYSESMNSNMTVNGSLEYDFGWNKWLKGLKVKASYSKNISTSKNNQLGTNLTVYKMIDRGGSGGHLYTGDDIDTSFSNFEALPTSNGNSIRRTMNRYDSYQLNFNVSYARTFGLHDVSGLFSIEKSENEMEDLEGVVLDPLPITDGQSKTATGDQSTSFGRSVGGTLSYIGRINYSYADRYLLELLVRSDASTKFAPENYWGVFPSVSAGWVISEESWFKDKVKWIDFLKVRGSFGMLGRDNIKSWGWLQLYNMDANKGAVFGTNVGNNIGSAAQSATSPNRDAHWDSSYKYNFGVDTRFLNSRLSVNVDAYYEQNRDMFMTRKGTAEFPSTVGSQPTAENFGSLDAYGVELSLGWRDKIGKDFKYRIGVNAGYSDNRMKKMYWPELIKIYEQHPNQRTDLGEWGLECIGMFRDKQQIEEYFDKYQITNYMGLKKDDVQPGMLIYKDIRGQQNADGTYQGPDGVVDKDVDLVKISNRSNPWGFTVNLGGEWKGLSFSMQFNASWGGYSFLPKSARSIVNPIKSGGSYTDMEYTNLPSFWANNMYVYNDVLDANGNVIAPANRDAIYPNLRYSINNETSTFWKISGTRITLRNITVAYSLPKAWVQKIGVENCRFNLTGQNMLSLYNPFPDHFMDPMDGTYGNYPNLRKITLGVNVSF is encoded by the coding sequence ATGGAGAAAAAATATTTAACTCTCAGTCTTTGTCTGAGCTTTTTGATGATGTTATGTGTAATATCACCAATTCAGGCGCAGCAATCCAGAATAGTGAAAGGTACTGTTGTGGATGAGGTTGGTGAACCGATAATTGGAGCTTCTGTAAAAGTAGAAGGTACTAGTACAGGAACGATTACAGATCTGGATGGAAAATTTTCTGTTTCTGTCCCAAACAAAGGAAAATTGACTGTTTCCTTTATTGGATATATTACTCAAACAATATCAGACTTAAAAAATACACGTATTGTATTGAAGGAAGATGCAATGAAATTGGATGAAGTAGTAGTGGTAGGTTATGGTACCCAGAAAATGAGGAATGTTACAGGTGCTATATCTACAATTGAACCTAGTGAAGTGGCGGATCTTTCTGTAAGTAATTTGGGAAGCGCTTTAGTCGGTATGGTGAATGGTTTGAGTGTCACTGGTGGTAATGCCCGTCCCGGGGAAGGAACATCTTTAAGTATTCGTCAGGCAAAAACGGCAGTGGCTTATTCTCCCCAAGGAGGTTCTTCAAGTCCGCTGTATGTCATTGATGGCTTTATTACAACAGAGGATGCTTTCAATAACCTGGATGCTAGTGTAGTAGATCAAATCACAGTTTTGAAGGATGCAGCAGCAGCAGTTTATGGTGCACGTTCAGCACAAGGTGTTGTTTTGGTAACAACAAAGCGTGGTCATGTGGGTGCACCGAAAATTTCGTATAGTGGTCAGTTTGGATATACAGATGAAATTGCACGTCCTAAGATGTTGAGTGCCTATGATTATGGTGTTATTTGGAACGGAGTACGTGCTGCCGGAACTACATCGGAAAATTCAATGGACCTTCGTACAGATTTATTTCAGGCTGATGAACTGGAGGCGATGAAAGGCTTGAATTATGATTTGTTGGAGCGTGAATGGAGTGCAGCTTTTACTCAAAAGCACAGTATTAACATGAGCGGTGGCTCGGAAAGAGCTACCTATTTTGCAGGTATCTCTTATTACACTCAAGATGGTAATATGGGGCGTTTGGATTATAATCGTTGGAATTATCGTGCCGGAGTTGATGCGAAAATCAGTAAATGGTTGAAGGCTTCATTACAAGTATCAGGTGATAACGGTAAAACCAATACGGCTCTTAATAAGATAGGCGGCTCTTCGGCTGAAGCGGATTATAACTCATTATTAACCCATCCGCGCTATATTCCTGATTATATTGGTGAGATACCTTTGGCTACTTATGGTGTTTCTAATAATGAAATTCATACTTTGCAAAAGTACCATTTTAATGAGTTGCAGAATCTGGACAATTATAGTGAATCAATGAATTCTAATATGACGGTCAATGGTTCACTAGAATATGATTTTGGCTGGAATAAATGGCTAAAAGGCTTGAAAGTAAAGGCATCTTATTCTAAGAATATTAGTACTTCTAAAAATAATCAGTTAGGTACAAACCTAACAGTGTATAAGATGATAGATCGTGGTGGTAGCGGTGGACACCTTTATACAGGTGATGATATTGATACGTCTTTTAGTAACTTTGAGGCATTACCTACTTCAAATGGTAATTCAATCCGGCGTACAATGAACCGTTATGATAGCTATCAGTTGAACTTTAATGTATCGTATGCTCGTACGTTTGGTTTACATGACGTGAGTGGTTTATTCTCAATTGAAAAATCAGAGAACGAAATGGAAGACCTGGAAGGCGTAGTGCTTGATCCATTGCCAATCACTGATGGACAGTCGAAAACTGCTACTGGTGATCAATCAACCAGTTTCGGGCGCTCTGTTGGTGGAACATTGTCTTATATTGGTCGTATTAACTATTCGTATGCCGACAGGTATCTGTTAGAATTATTGGTACGCTCTGATGCTTCTACAAAATTTGCCCCTGAAAATTATTGGGGAGTATTTCCATCTGTTTCTGCAGGTTGGGTGATATCAGAAGAAAGCTGGTTTAAGGATAAAGTGAAATGGATTGATTTCTTAAAAGTTCGCGGTTCTTTTGGTATGTTGGGACGTGATAATATTAAGAGTTGGGGTTGGTTACAACTTTATAATATGGATGCTAATAAAGGTGCTGTATTTGGAACTAATGTAGGTAATAATATCGGTTCTGCCGCTCAGAGTGCCACTTCACCAAATCGTGATGCTCATTGGGATTCAAGTTATAAGTACAATTTCGGTGTTGATACACGTTTCCTTAACAGTCGTTTATCTGTAAATGTGGATGCTTATTACGAACAGAATCGAGATATGTTTATGACTCGTAAAGGGACTGCAGAATTTCCTTCTACTGTAGGTTCACAACCGACAGCAGAGAACTTTGGTTCACTCGATGCTTATGGAGTGGAGTTATCATTAGGATGGAGAGATAAAATAGGAAAAGACTTTAAATATCGTATCGGTGTGAATGCTGGTTACAGCGATAATAGAATGAAAAAGATGTATTGGCCGGAATTGATAAAGATATATGAACAACACCCTAATCAACGTACTGACTTGGGAGAATGGGGGTTGGAATGTATTGGTATGTTCCGTGATAAACAGCAGATTGAAGAATATTTCGATAAATATCAGATCACGAACTATATGGGATTGAAAAAAGACGATGTGCAACCAGGTATGTTGATTTATAAAGATATTCGTGGACAACAAAATGCGGATGGTACATATCAGGGGCCGGATGGAGTAGTTGATAAAGATGTCGACTTGGTCAAAATATCCAATCGCAGTAACCCTTGGGGCTTTACGGTTAACCTTGGCGGTGAGTGGAAGGGATTATCATTCAGTATGCAATTTAATGCGAGCTGGGGAGGATATAGCTTTTTACCGAAGTCTGCGCGTAGTATCGTGAACCCGATTAAGTCAGGAGGTAGTTACACAGATATGGAATATACGAATCTTCCATCATTCTGGGCAAATAATATGTATGTTTATAATGATGTTCTTGATGCCAACGGGAATGTAATTGCTCCGGCAAATCGGGATGCTATTTATCCGAACCTGCGTTATAGTATTAATAATGAGACTTCTACATTCTGGAAAATCAGTGGTACGCGTATAACTCTTCGCAATATAACAGTGGCTTATTCATTACCGAAAGCATGGGTGCAGAAAATCGGAGTAGAAAATTGTCGTTTCAATCTGACTGGACAGAATATGCTTAGTCTTTATAACCCATTCCCAGATCATTTTATGGATCCAATGGATGGAACATATGGAAATTATCCCAATTTGCGTAAAATTACTTTAGGTGTGAATGTGTCATTCTAA
- a CDS encoding glycoside hydrolase family 43 protein: MKKLRNTLAAISLLFLASCGGNKDYYVFTSFHEPADEGLRYLYSEDGMHWDSIPGVWLKPELGQHQLMRDPSMVRTPDGTYHLVWTTSWKGDLGFGYAHSKDLIHWSEQQMIPVMADEPTTVNVWAPEIFYDDENDQFMVVWASCVPGRFEKGIEEENNNHRLYYITTKDFKTVSKAKLLYDPGFSSIDAVIVKRAKNDYVMVLKDNTRPERNLKIAFSDSMTGPYSPASQPFTESFVEGPSVEKVGDDYLIYFDVYKRKIYGAMRTKDFRNFTDVTEEVSIPVGHKHGTIFTAPESVVKALLEEKK, encoded by the coding sequence ATGAAAAAGTTAAGAAATACATTAGCCGCAATAAGTCTTCTGTTTCTGGCTTCTTGTGGGGGGAACAAAGACTACTATGTGTTCACTTCGTTTCATGAACCGGCTGATGAGGGTTTGAGATACTTATATAGTGAGGATGGAATGCATTGGGACAGTATTCCGGGAGTTTGGCTAAAACCGGAATTGGGACAGCATCAGCTTATGCGGGACCCCTCGATGGTACGTACTCCGGATGGAACCTACCATTTGGTTTGGACTACAAGTTGGAAAGGTGATTTAGGATTTGGTTACGCGCATTCCAAAGATTTGATCCATTGGTCGGAACAACAGATGATTCCTGTAATGGCAGACGAACCGACTACTGTAAATGTATGGGCTCCGGAAATTTTCTATGACGACGAGAACGATCAGTTTATGGTAGTATGGGCTTCCTGTGTCCCCGGACGTTTTGAAAAGGGGATAGAAGAAGAGAACAATAATCATCGTTTATACTATATCACGACAAAAGATTTTAAAACCGTTTCGAAAGCAAAACTTTTATACGATCCGGGATTCAGTTCCATTGATGCCGTTATCGTGAAACGGGCGAAGAATGACTATGTAATGGTACTCAAGGATAACACCCGTCCGGAACGTAATCTGAAAATCGCTTTTTCCGATTCTATGACCGGTCCTTATTCGCCCGCATCCCAGCCTTTCACTGAATCCTTTGTAGAAGGACCGTCTGTAGAGAAAGTGGGAGATGATTATCTAATCTACTTTGATGTATATAAGAGGAAAATATATGGCGCTATGCGTACGAAGGATTTCCGGAACTTTACAGATGTAACAGAAGAGGTAAGCATCCCTGTAGGGCATAAGCATGGAACCATATTTACGGCTCCGGAATCAGTCGTAAAAGCATTGCTGGAAGAAAAGAAATAA
- a CDS encoding RagB/SusD family nutrient uptake outer membrane protein, whose protein sequence is MKKRYRLSSIAIMAFAVASFSGCSDEFLQEKKNYGNFGEEIYDSYIGAQSRVNTLYNYLLPSSTGSIGWNSVSAGTADINAKSTEEYGGFSDYVNPNVVLDNTNVPDYIFQEFGSNNSKSPYGHIRECNMVIKGITDSSLEKSEKEELLGQALFFRAWAYFRLVRVYGGVPLIDEPQNPIIGDDGGVSLAVPRSTTKAAIDFICEDLRLASEYLPARWSKPAEDFGRITSGAALALQGRARLLYASPLFNRADDADRWNQAYISNKAAIDKLKEGDWGLENLGTPGVNGAGWASVFSTYASNEAVFVTLYNNVKTGVGTNYNKNNGWENSIRPINTGGGGGKGTTAQMIDLFPMADGKRPDEQGKYQYDDQLFFLNRDPRFYRTFAFPGVEWKFDGTPGNQAEHPEQYPYAGNNYVLWSYSWYEKAEDQGKDNQSGYGADGLGDNNKSIYIRKRSDDAAINTPLYIYDAANSSKAFQYSGAPYMEIRYAEVLLNFAEAACGAGHLQEALDALKLIRQRVGYTGDCGLDANLVSNRAKLFAAILYERQIELAYEGKRFDDMRRWLLWDGGAGQEELKSSWKVTGFDGNTCTYLGVKPLNGQRRTGAEICVADKVGQAEEKDGKDPILAQNIKRPTAINLMRDGVLAKEVGEDQDPSEVPNTAIDNLADFYREYLHRKTTRVDGDLEYTISFQPHYYFIGFKTNMQANNVTLEQTIGWADSRNGGANGTYDPLME, encoded by the coding sequence ATGAAAAAGAGATATCGATTAAGTTCAATAGCCATAATGGCATTTGCTGTAGCTTCTTTCTCAGGATGCAGCGATGAGTTTCTACAGGAAAAGAAGAACTATGGAAACTTTGGTGAAGAAATTTATGATAGTTATATAGGTGCTCAGTCTCGTGTGAATACTTTGTATAATTATTTATTACCTTCATCTACAGGAAGTATTGGATGGAATAGTGTAAGTGCTGGAACAGCTGACATCAATGCGAAAAGCACGGAAGAATATGGCGGATTTTCCGATTATGTAAATCCAAATGTAGTTTTGGACAATACAAACGTGCCGGATTATATTTTTCAGGAATTTGGAAGTAATAATTCTAAAAGTCCTTATGGGCATATACGCGAGTGTAATATGGTGATAAAGGGTATTACTGATAGTAGCCTTGAGAAATCTGAAAAAGAGGAATTGTTGGGACAGGCTTTATTCTTCCGGGCATGGGCATATTTTCGTCTTGTGCGGGTATATGGTGGTGTGCCGTTGATTGATGAACCGCAAAATCCAATTATAGGTGACGATGGTGGAGTTAGTCTGGCAGTACCCCGGTCGACTACTAAGGCGGCAATTGATTTTATTTGTGAGGATTTGAGACTCGCATCTGAATATTTGCCAGCCCGTTGGTCAAAGCCGGCAGAGGATTTTGGGCGTATAACGTCCGGAGCAGCTTTAGCTTTGCAGGGAAGAGCACGTCTGCTCTATGCCAGTCCATTATTTAATCGAGCTGATGATGCAGATCGGTGGAACCAGGCTTATATATCCAATAAAGCGGCGATTGATAAATTGAAAGAAGGAGATTGGGGGTTGGAAAATCTTGGTACACCAGGTGTTAATGGCGCAGGATGGGCAAGTGTCTTTTCTACTTATGCCTCAAATGAAGCTGTTTTTGTAACTTTGTATAATAATGTAAAAACAGGTGTTGGCACAAATTATAATAAGAACAATGGCTGGGAGAACTCAATTCGTCCTATCAATACAGGTGGAGGCGGTGGTAAAGGTACGACTGCTCAAATGATAGACCTGTTTCCAATGGCGGACGGAAAAAGACCGGATGAACAAGGGAAATATCAATATGACGATCAATTGTTTTTCTTGAATCGTGATCCGCGATTTTATCGTACTTTTGCATTTCCTGGAGTGGAATGGAAATTTGACGGAACACCGGGAAATCAAGCAGAACATCCTGAACAGTATCCTTATGCTGGAAATAATTATGTGTTATGGAGTTATTCTTGGTACGAAAAGGCAGAAGATCAAGGGAAAGATAATCAATCTGGGTATGGTGCTGATGGATTAGGAGATAATAATAAAAGTATCTATATTCGTAAACGTTCTGATGATGCGGCTATTAATACTCCACTGTATATTTATGATGCGGCTAATTCCAGCAAGGCATTTCAGTATTCGGGTGCTCCTTATATGGAAATTCGTTATGCAGAGGTGTTGTTAAATTTTGCAGAGGCAGCATGTGGTGCTGGTCATTTGCAGGAAGCTTTGGATGCATTGAAACTGATACGTCAACGAGTAGGTTACACAGGTGACTGTGGTTTGGATGCTAATTTAGTTAGTAACCGTGCAAAACTGTTTGCAGCAATTTTATATGAACGTCAAATAGAACTTGCTTATGAAGGTAAGCGTTTTGACGATATGCGTCGTTGGTTGCTTTGGGATGGTGGAGCAGGACAAGAAGAGTTGAAATCCTCTTGGAAAGTAACAGGGTTTGATGGTAATACATGTACATACCTTGGCGTAAAACCTTTGAATGGACAACGTCGTACTGGAGCAGAAATATGTGTTGCAGATAAAGTTGGACAGGCCGAAGAAAAAGATGGAAAGGACCCGATTCTTGCTCAGAATATCAAACGTCCTACCGCTATCAATCTTATGCGTGATGGCGTACTTGCAAAAGAAGTAGGAGAGGATCAAGATCCTTCTGAAGTTCCTAATACGGCTATTGATAACTTGGCCGACTTTTATCGTGAATATTTACATCGGAAAACCACTCGAGTAGATGGTGATTTGGAATATACCATTTCTTTCCAACCTCATTATTATTTCATTGGTTTTAAAACCAATATGCAAGCTAATAATGTAACATTGGAACAGACTATTGGTTGGGCGGATTCACGTAATGGAGGTGCTAATGGAACTTATGATCCATTAATGGAATAA
- a CDS encoding DUF4992 family lipoprotein produces the protein MKSKQLFLRETGATLLVAMTLVSFSACIDGYKDDWTFSSDVRGVTLESPKSEEIAFKPSPDGGTLKVEWPVVHGAGGYQFSLYIVDDPDHPKAVGEENEIVDGCSVERKLIDDTNYKVVIKTMGNSEYNNKDAASSTEATFTTLIPTYATIPEGDIAEWFANNPIPNDKTDEELAYVLKANGKYTLSAPIDFGKQKVTFRGDKLGHANITYGINGRICTTAGLKMKFINFDCSAVDGASSTASLLLFSDTPDESIKGEGDYYIINDPVVIQSCEIKGIQRHLIYDNKKKYCPATLLINDCLVKLETTQEQAVIFFNQGFANDMTVQNSTFWHNGTKNNNYFLQYNNSGRPTRAGFVKGSVNYLNSTFYHVCYNKQWGSYNGFAGQTCVNWNMKQNIFLESGKGEVARRFLGGRTGQVTASFGQNTYWYNGEVPAEELKYDISGTHFETDPQLKDPANGDFTVLGTEQLTARTGDPRWLPELPEEE, from the coding sequence ATGAAGAGTAAGCAGTTATTCTTACGAGAAACAGGGGCGACATTGTTAGTCGCAATGACTTTAGTTTCTTTTAGTGCTTGTATCGATGGATACAAAGATGATTGGACGTTTTCTTCTGATGTAAGGGGAGTTACTTTGGAATCTCCCAAATCTGAGGAAATAGCTTTTAAACCAAGTCCTGATGGAGGAACGTTGAAAGTAGAATGGCCTGTTGTTCACGGAGCAGGTGGTTATCAGTTTTCTCTATATATTGTGGATGATCCGGATCATCCTAAAGCTGTAGGTGAAGAAAATGAGATAGTTGACGGGTGTTCTGTTGAACGTAAGTTAATTGATGATACCAATTATAAGGTTGTCATTAAAACAATGGGTAATAGCGAATACAATAATAAAGATGCGGCTTCATCTACGGAGGCTACTTTTACGACTTTAATTCCTACTTACGCTACTATTCCGGAAGGAGATATTGCAGAGTGGTTTGCCAATAATCCGATACCCAATGATAAAACGGATGAAGAATTAGCGTATGTATTGAAAGCAAATGGAAAATATACCTTATCAGCACCTATTGATTTCGGAAAACAGAAGGTAACTTTCCGTGGTGATAAATTGGGACATGCAAATATAACGTATGGAATTAATGGCCGAATTTGTACTACAGCAGGTTTAAAAATGAAGTTTATAAATTTTGATTGTAGTGCAGTGGATGGTGCTTCATCGACAGCTTCATTATTATTATTTAGTGATACTCCAGACGAAAGTATAAAAGGAGAAGGCGATTATTATATTATAAATGATCCTGTGGTTATACAGTCATGTGAAATTAAAGGAATCCAAAGACATCTTATTTATGATAATAAGAAGAAATATTGTCCAGCCACATTGCTGATAAATGATTGTCTTGTGAAGTTGGAAACGACACAGGAACAGGCAGTTATTTTTTTCAATCAGGGTTTTGCAAATGATATGACTGTACAGAACTCTACATTTTGGCATAATGGTACTAAAAATAACAATTATTTCCTTCAATATAATAATAGCGGTCGTCCTACTCGGGCAGGTTTCGTAAAGGGATCCGTCAATTATCTAAATAGCACATTCTATCATGTATGTTACAATAAACAATGGGGGAGCTATAATGGCTTTGCTGGTCAAACATGTGTCAACTGGAATATGAAGCAAAACATTTTCCTTGAATCAGGCAAAGGAGAAGTTGCCCGTCGTTTCCTTGGTGGACGTACAGGACAGGTGACAGCAAGTTTCGGACAAAATACATATTGGTATAATGGTGAAGTCCCTGCAGAGGAACTTAAATATGATATTAGTGGTACTCACTTTGAAACCGATCCTCAATTGAAGGATCCTGCTAATGGGGATTTCACTGTATTGGGTACAGAACAGCTTACAGCACGTACGGGTGATCCACGTTGGTTGCCAGAATTACCGGAGGAAGAATAA